The Erwinia billingiae Eb661 nucleotide sequence CCCGGCACGCAGTCAAAGAACCACCAAGGTTAACTGCTCACTTTAGTTACAACATACTAAATCCTTTTGAGAATAATAGCGTGGCTTTGAGCTCTGGGTCAGACTTATCACCGATATCGCGGTTAAAAAGTCAGGCAGGGCAGAATGAGCTGATAAAATGGAATGCGTATCTGTCAGGCACTTTATGGAGTCGTTGATGAAAATACCTCCCCTGCGTTGGTTCTGGTTGATTCTGTTTTCCACTCTGGCTGTCGTTGGCCTGGAAAGTTTGAATCTGCCGGCGGCGCTGCTGTTGGGGCCAATGGCAATGGCGATCGTTTTTGCCGCGCGAGACAAACCGTTAATCATCCATCGCAATCTGTTTTATCTGGCACAGGGCGTTGTGGGCAGCATGATTGCCCGCGCCATTCCCGCTTCAATATTTGTAGAAATCGCCAAAAACTGGCCCTTATTTATCGCCAGTATTTTCTCGGTCATTATCGCCAGTTCGTTGCTCGGCTGGTTACTGACGCGTTTTCAGGTGTTGCCCGGTTCGACGGCCATTTGGGGCTCATCGCCTGGTGCGGCTACCGCCATGACGCTGATGGCGGAAAGTTATGGTGCGGACGTACGGCTAGTGGCGTTTATGCAATATCTTCGCGTGGTGATTGTGGCGGTTGCGGCAACCATCGTGGCGCGGATTTGGGCGCCGGAGGTGCCTGCCGGTGCCGCGCCTTCCAGCTTTGATATTATTCAGCCTGTCGCCTGGGGATATTTTGCCATCACTGTTTTGGTGATCCTCGGTGGCGTGTTGGCCGGCAAAGTTTTCCGCATTCCGGCGGGACCGTTGTTAATGACCTTAGCGGGTGGGGTGATTCTGCAGGATTTTAATCTGCTGACCATTGAATTGCCGCCGGCGTTATTGATGGTGGCGTATG carries:
- a CDS encoding AbrB family transcriptional regulator, whose product is MKIPPLRWFWLILFSTLAVVGLESLNLPAALLLGPMAMAIVFAARDKPLIIHRNLFYLAQGVVGSMIARAIPASIFVEIAKNWPLFIASIFSVIIASSLLGWLLTRFQVLPGSTAIWGSSPGAATAMTLMAESYGADVRLVAFMQYLRVVIVAVAATIVARIWAPEVPAGAAPSSFDIIQPVAWGYFAITVLVILGGVLAGKVFRIPAGPLLMTLAGGVILQDFNLLTIELPPALLMVAYAIIGWSIGLRFNRAILLYAAKALPRLLLSILSLVAICGLFAFCLVHFAGIDPLTAYLATSPGGADSVAIIASSSHVDMPFVMSMQTGRFIVVLLTGPALARWVANSMASRQRKQDRHP